The Paramisgurnus dabryanus chromosome 3, PD_genome_1.1, whole genome shotgun sequence genome includes a window with the following:
- the ptger1c gene encoding prostaglandin E receptor 1c (subtype EP1) isoform X1: MFFRSHSPSKNFLSFCHIMDVLFTSSLPILCHYNLTALCYDNQTLNSTSQTLVNAPAFGMSYFTMTLGALSNLTALAILAHSYTRFRRRAKAPFLLLASGLLLSDLAGHVITGALALHLHLGRVKHHGAAVLLKPSQGYCKLFGACMVFFGLCPLLLGSAMAVERCIGITQPLLHSTVVTIARIRLTILLIISSALSLAGLPLLNVGDYKPQFPGTWCFLPVYGSLSIADASLALAFSCLGLVALLISVLSNIISGWKLFQARFKDKCVRTSTVRRQGSFSSSSLQSLDVEMMTQLAVITVVSCVCWSPFLIYILISVIMFYEGFARPEHQVEKFLLLALRLASWNQILDPWVYILLRRAVLRRILQLLHPDRVVFTASSFYRDSNKKQMSLH; encoded by the exons ATGTTTTTCAGATCACATTCACCTAGCAAGAATTTCTTGTCCTTCTGTCACATCATGGATGTTCTTTTCACATCCTCCTTACCTATTTTATGCCACTATAATCTCACGGCTCTCTGCTACGACAACCAAACCCTAAACTCAACATCTCAGACATTGGTTAACGCGCCAGCTTTTGGGATGTCCTACTTCACCATGACGCTCGGTGCACTGTCAAACCTCACGGCACTGGCGATCCTCGCCCATTCCTACACCCGTTTCAGGCGCCGGGCCAAAGCCCCGTTCCTATTGCTGGCTTCGGGCCTGCTTCTGAGTGACCTGGCGGGTCATGTGATCACAGGGGCCCTGGCGCTACACCTCCATCTAGGAAGAGTAAAGCATCACGGGGCGGCAGTGCTCCTGAAGCCTTCACAGGGTTACTGTAAATTGTTTGGTGCTTGCATGGTGTTTTTTGGTTTGTGCCCTCTGCTGCTGGGAAGCGCGATGGCCGTGGAGCGTTGCATAGGCATCACGCAACCTCTCTTGCACTCGACCGTGGTTACCATTGCACGAATTCGGCTCACCATACTGCTGATCATCTCATCGGCTCTCAGTTTAGCGGGACTCCCCCTGCTGAACGTGGGGGACTACAAACCTCAGTTCCCCGGTACCTGGTGCTTTTTACCAGTGTACGGTTCACTTTCCATAGCAGATGCAAGCTTGGCTTTGGCTTTTTCCTGCCTTGGCCTTGTAGCATTGCTCATCTCTGTTCTTTCTAATATAATAAGTGGGTGGAAGTTGTTTCAGGCCAGGTTTAAGGACAAATGTGTAAGGACAAGCACTGTTCGGAGACAAGGATCCTTCTCCTCTTCATCCCTGCAATCCCTGGATGTGGAGATGATGACACAGTTGGCCGTGATAACCGTGGTCTCCTGTGTCTGCTGGAGTCCCTTTCTT ATTTACATCCTTATATCCGTGATCATGTTTTATGAGGGATTCGCCAGACCGGAGCATCAGGTTGAAAAATTTCTTCTGCTTGCCCTGCGTTTGGCGAGCTGGAATCAGATTCTGGATCCGTGGGTTTACATCCTATTGCGGCGTGCAGTTCTGCGCAGAATTCTTCAGCTGCTGCATCCCGAC
- the ptger1c gene encoding prostaglandin E receptor 1c (subtype EP1) isoform X2: MDVLFTSSLPILCHYNLTALCYDNQTLNSTSQTLVNAPAFGMSYFTMTLGALSNLTALAILAHSYTRFRRRAKAPFLLLASGLLLSDLAGHVITGALALHLHLGRVKHHGAAVLLKPSQGYCKLFGACMVFFGLCPLLLGSAMAVERCIGITQPLLHSTVVTIARIRLTILLIISSALSLAGLPLLNVGDYKPQFPGTWCFLPVYGSLSIADASLALAFSCLGLVALLISVLSNIISGWKLFQARFKDKCVRTSTVRRQGSFSSSSLQSLDVEMMTQLAVITVVSCVCWSPFLIYILISVIMFYEGFARPEHQVEKFLLLALRLASWNQILDPWVYILLRRAVLRRILQLLHPDRVVFTASSFYRDSNKKQMSLH, from the exons ATGGATGTTCTTTTCACATCCTCCTTACCTATTTTATGCCACTATAATCTCACGGCTCTCTGCTACGACAACCAAACCCTAAACTCAACATCTCAGACATTGGTTAACGCGCCAGCTTTTGGGATGTCCTACTTCACCATGACGCTCGGTGCACTGTCAAACCTCACGGCACTGGCGATCCTCGCCCATTCCTACACCCGTTTCAGGCGCCGGGCCAAAGCCCCGTTCCTATTGCTGGCTTCGGGCCTGCTTCTGAGTGACCTGGCGGGTCATGTGATCACAGGGGCCCTGGCGCTACACCTCCATCTAGGAAGAGTAAAGCATCACGGGGCGGCAGTGCTCCTGAAGCCTTCACAGGGTTACTGTAAATTGTTTGGTGCTTGCATGGTGTTTTTTGGTTTGTGCCCTCTGCTGCTGGGAAGCGCGATGGCCGTGGAGCGTTGCATAGGCATCACGCAACCTCTCTTGCACTCGACCGTGGTTACCATTGCACGAATTCGGCTCACCATACTGCTGATCATCTCATCGGCTCTCAGTTTAGCGGGACTCCCCCTGCTGAACGTGGGGGACTACAAACCTCAGTTCCCCGGTACCTGGTGCTTTTTACCAGTGTACGGTTCACTTTCCATAGCAGATGCAAGCTTGGCTTTGGCTTTTTCCTGCCTTGGCCTTGTAGCATTGCTCATCTCTGTTCTTTCTAATATAATAAGTGGGTGGAAGTTGTTTCAGGCCAGGTTTAAGGACAAATGTGTAAGGACAAGCACTGTTCGGAGACAAGGATCCTTCTCCTCTTCATCCCTGCAATCCCTGGATGTGGAGATGATGACACAGTTGGCCGTGATAACCGTGGTCTCCTGTGTCTGCTGGAGTCCCTTTCTT ATTTACATCCTTATATCCGTGATCATGTTTTATGAGGGATTCGCCAGACCGGAGCATCAGGTTGAAAAATTTCTTCTGCTTGCCCTGCGTTTGGCGAGCTGGAATCAGATTCTGGATCCGTGGGTTTACATCCTATTGCGGCGTGCAGTTCTGCGCAGAATTCTTCAGCTGCTGCATCCCGAC